In Methylomonas sp. MK1, the following are encoded in one genomic region:
- a CDS encoding RMD1 family protein produces MTDDRPIKRCLTVCLAQSFEFAQLREKLLDTTRAQLFRNALVVDYKTGCAIVFAYGVMVCWNLNLDDRRALQDLLLDYAIKPDAEPQEDNFSYEVGCEQDRFQHDHLELQSADFKVLLALSHAMAQSIKLAAFEGHAIDTIRATSHLPQSLAREGKIKLNRKTMAMIRGQLFLTKSDIILNYDLLDTPEFFWEHPEYQHIYSMAANYLEIQQRTDVLSKKLETIHELLEMLADEQKHQHSSALEWIIIWLIAVEIVMSILDKLF; encoded by the coding sequence ATGACAGACGACAGACCCATTAAACGCTGCCTGACGGTATGCCTGGCGCAATCGTTCGAATTTGCGCAATTGCGGGAAAAACTGCTGGATACCACCCGCGCCCAACTGTTCAGAAACGCCCTGGTGGTCGATTACAAAACCGGCTGCGCGATTGTGTTCGCCTACGGGGTAATGGTGTGTTGGAACCTCAATCTCGATGACCGGCGCGCCTTGCAGGACTTGTTGCTGGATTACGCGATCAAACCCGACGCCGAACCTCAGGAAGACAATTTCAGTTACGAAGTGGGCTGCGAGCAAGACCGTTTTCAGCATGATCACTTGGAGCTCCAATCCGCCGACTTCAAAGTGCTGTTGGCGCTGTCGCACGCGATGGCGCAATCGATCAAGTTGGCGGCTTTCGAAGGTCATGCCATCGACACGATCCGCGCCACCAGCCATTTACCGCAATCGCTGGCGCGGGAAGGCAAGATCAAACTCAACCGGAAAACCATGGCCATGATCCGCGGCCAGCTGTTCCTGACGAAGAGTGACATCATCCTGAATTACGACTTGCTGGATACCCCGGAATTTTTCTGGGAACATCCGGAATACCAGCATATTTACTCGATGGCCGCCAATTACCTGGAAATTCAGCAACGCACCGACGTATTGTCAAAAAAGCTTGAGACGATACATGAGCTGCTGGAAATGCTGGCAGATGAACAAAAACACCAGCATTCCTCGGCCTTGGAGTGGATCATTATCTGGCTGATTGCCGTGGAGATTGTGATGTCGATTTTGGACAAGCTTTTTTAG
- the cobD gene encoding threonine-phosphate decarboxylase CobD: protein MLEHGGRLRLAASQYGIALTDWLDLSTGINPNGWPVPPIPAECWQRLPEDDDELLAAARAYYQNDSLLPVAGSQAAIQSLPLLRPKSRVGVLHPAYAEHAGSWQKAGHQVVRVEADAIDDRLEELDVLILVNPNNPTGRLWSRPQLLSWHESLSRRGGWLLIDEAFIDSLPAEYSLAPLAVRPGLIILRSVGKFFGLAGIRCGFVITQPDLLAKLAELLGPWTISHPGRYVAALALADQNWQSANAASLAMLSLRLRQLLTDCGWPPGGGCDLFQWVKCEQAAKLHDLLAGQGILTRLFQEPASLRFGLPKDESAWQRLAQALTHPDIRQLSWFAHPQT from the coding sequence TTGCTTGAGCACGGCGGACGCTTGCGGCTAGCCGCAAGCCAATATGGTATTGCTCTGACAGATTGGCTGGATTTGTCCACCGGTATCAATCCCAACGGTTGGCCCGTGCCGCCTATACCCGCCGAATGCTGGCAACGCCTGCCGGAAGATGATGACGAGTTACTTGCGGCGGCACGGGCTTACTACCAAAACGACTCCTTGCTGCCGGTAGCGGGGTCGCAAGCGGCGATTCAATCATTACCTTTGTTACGACCAAAATCGCGGGTTGGCGTACTGCATCCTGCCTATGCCGAGCATGCCGGCAGTTGGCAAAAAGCCGGGCATCAAGTTGTCAGAGTCGAGGCGGATGCAATTGACGACCGTCTGGAAGAGTTGGATGTGTTGATTCTGGTCAATCCCAATAACCCCACCGGCCGACTATGGAGCCGGCCACAGCTACTGAGTTGGCATGAAAGTCTTAGCCGGCGCGGCGGCTGGCTGCTGATCGACGAAGCATTTATAGACAGCCTGCCTGCTGAATACAGTCTAGCGCCATTAGCGGTGCGGCCTGGCTTGATCATATTGCGTTCGGTGGGTAAGTTTTTCGGCTTGGCCGGCATTCGTTGCGGCTTCGTGATTACCCAGCCGGATTTATTGGCGAAACTTGCGGAGTTGCTGGGGCCATGGACTATCAGTCATCCCGGCCGCTATGTCGCGGCGCTGGCGTTGGCCGATCAAAACTGGCAATCAGCCAATGCTGCATCATTAGCAATGCTAAGCCTGCGCCTGAGACAGCTTTTGACCGACTGCGGCTGGCCACCCGGCGGTGGATGCGATTTGTTTCAATGGGTGAAATGCGAACAGGCGGCTAAGCTACACGATCTATTGGCTGGGCAGGGTATTCTGACCCGCTTGTTTCAGGAGCCTGCAAGTCTGCGTTTCGGCTTACCGAAGGACGAGTCAGCCTGGCAACGCTTGGCACAGGCGCTGACTCATCCTGATATCAGGCAATTAAGCTGGTTTGCGCATCCGCAAACCTAA
- the cbiB gene encoding adenosylcobinamide-phosphate synthase CbiB gives MILTISILLAVAIDFWLGEPRNEYHPLVMFGKWASTVEIRLLNNEQAAFRQRVSGFLAVAIVLMPGLLWLLLLPSWPLLQIAVEVLVLYFCIAARSLQQHALAVHSALSDSDLPLARQLVGRIVSRQTEAMTEIDVRRATIESVLENGADAVFAPLFWFVLLGPFGALLYRFSNTLDAMWGYKNQRYVNFGWAAARFDDLLNWLPARLTALSYALIGNTAQAINAWRTQARLLDSPNAGPVMTAGGGALMLQLGGPACYHGQIKQKPWFGGSQAPENDDIKRACKLMYRTLLLWLIVIGAGDTLA, from the coding sequence ATGATTCTCACCATCAGCATTTTGCTGGCCGTAGCCATCGATTTTTGGCTGGGCGAGCCGAGGAACGAGTATCACCCGCTGGTGATGTTCGGTAAATGGGCGAGCACTGTGGAAATACGACTGTTAAACAACGAGCAAGCCGCTTTTCGCCAGCGCGTTAGCGGTTTTTTGGCAGTGGCGATAGTCTTAATGCCTGGTCTGCTATGGTTGCTGCTTTTGCCGAGTTGGCCGCTGCTGCAAATTGCTGTCGAGGTACTGGTTTTATATTTTTGTATCGCTGCCCGCAGCTTACAACAACATGCGCTGGCCGTTCATTCCGCCTTGTCGGATAGCGATTTACCCTTAGCGCGGCAACTGGTTGGCAGAATCGTTAGTCGTCAGACTGAAGCCATGACCGAAATCGATGTGCGGCGCGCAACCATCGAATCGGTGTTGGAAAACGGTGCCGATGCAGTATTTGCGCCCTTGTTCTGGTTCGTGTTGTTAGGCCCCTTCGGCGCCCTACTCTACCGTTTCAGCAACACCCTGGATGCCATGTGGGGCTACAAAAATCAACGATATGTAAATTTTGGTTGGGCAGCGGCGCGCTTCGACGATTTGCTGAATTGGCTGCCGGCGCGCTTGACGGCCTTGAGTTATGCCTTGATCGGCAATACCGCGCAGGCCATCAATGCGTGGCGGACGCAAGCGCGCTTATTGGATAGCCCTAACGCCGGGCCGGTGATGACCGCTGGCGGTGGCGCCTTGATGCTGCAACTGGGCGGGCCGGCTTGCTATCACGGACAAATAAAACAAAAACCCTGGTTCGGCGGCTCACAAGCGCCGGAAAACGACGATATTAAGCGCGCATGCAAACTGATGTACCGGACGCTGCTGTTGTGGCTGATCGTGATCGGCGCGGGAGATACCCTTGCTTGA
- a CDS encoding TonB-dependent receptor domain-containing protein has protein sequence MQSILYKSLFLASTPFTVLAATSDEAINLAETVVTATRTETRQSELATAMTVYTRQDIEKLQVRTLPELLKGTSGVDMVQSGGYGKDTNVFLRGTNADHVLVLIDGIKAGSVTTGTSAFQFIPIDQIERVEITRGPQSSLYGSEAIGGVIQIFTRKGGNSERPNIALEAGGGSYDTYNGSAAVNGKWGKAWYSLGAAQLGSQGINALSGVSVASGYNPDRDGYNNTSLNAKAGYRFDNGAELEAFFLRAEGETEIDNSISSTTEFVNQTLGATASANFSDMWRSTLRIGQSVDDADQFRHNGQFISRFNTTRWNASWLNELALHKDHQLTLGTDYRFDEIDSTTRYAETSRYDVGAFAELHSRVFDKHFLNASVRWDENQAFGDSVTGNFGWRFNWDYGLSAFASFGNAFKAPTFNQLYFPGFGNAGLRPEKSTSFEAGFAGRHDWANWELRAYHTNIEDLIVFSGTPSTARNIGKAQIDGIEAEVSTPIFGWNNKLSMNLMTPKDRQTNLRLPRRVTESLSYDVSRSFGDFDIGAAVLAQGERFDNSTNTVRLGSFMTADLRTAYRIDKNWMLSAKLNNMFDKRYQTVNTYNSFGRNFYFSIHYNY, from the coding sequence ATGCAATCAATTTTATACAAATCTTTATTTCTGGCGAGTACGCCTTTTACGGTGTTGGCGGCGACTAGCGACGAGGCGATTAACCTTGCCGAGACAGTCGTCACGGCTACCCGCACCGAAACTCGGCAGAGCGAGTTGGCTACGGCGATGACGGTTTATACGCGCCAGGACATCGAGAAACTTCAGGTCAGAACCCTACCCGAGCTGCTGAAAGGTACGTCTGGTGTTGATATGGTGCAGAGTGGTGGTTACGGCAAGGATACCAACGTCTTTCTGCGCGGCACCAATGCCGATCATGTGCTGGTTCTGATCGACGGCATCAAGGCTGGTTCGGTTACTACCGGCACCAGTGCCTTTCAGTTTATTCCTATCGATCAAATTGAACGCGTGGAAATAACTCGCGGCCCCCAGTCGAGTTTGTATGGCTCGGAAGCAATTGGCGGGGTGATTCAAATATTTACCCGCAAGGGCGGCAACAGCGAACGGCCGAATATCGCGTTGGAAGCCGGTGGCGGCTCTTACGACACGTATAATGGTTCGGCGGCCGTCAACGGCAAATGGGGTAAGGCTTGGTATAGCTTGGGTGCCGCTCAATTGGGTAGCCAGGGCATCAATGCTTTGAGCGGTGTCAGCGTCGCGAGCGGCTATAATCCGGACCGCGACGGCTATAACAACACCAGTCTGAATGCCAAAGCCGGTTACCGCTTCGACAACGGCGCAGAACTGGAAGCATTTTTCCTGCGTGCCGAAGGCGAAACCGAGATAGACAACTCCATCAGTAGCACCACTGAGTTCGTCAATCAGACGTTGGGCGCGACCGCCAGCGCTAATTTCAGTGATATGTGGCGGTCCACATTACGCATAGGGCAAAGCGTGGACGATGCTGACCAGTTTCGGCATAACGGCCAATTTATCAGTCGTTTCAACACCACGCGCTGGAACGCCAGTTGGTTGAATGAATTGGCCTTGCATAAGGATCACCAATTAACGCTGGGCACCGACTACCGTTTTGATGAAATCGACAGCACCACGCGTTACGCAGAAACATCCCGCTACGATGTAGGCGCATTTGCCGAGCTGCATAGCCGGGTCTTCGATAAGCATTTTTTGAATGCTTCCGTGCGTTGGGACGAAAACCAGGCCTTCGGCGACAGCGTTACCGGCAATTTTGGCTGGCGGTTTAATTGGGATTACGGTCTCAGCGCTTTTGCCAGTTTCGGTAATGCCTTCAAGGCCCCGACTTTCAATCAGTTATACTTCCCCGGCTTCGGTAATGCCGGTTTGCGGCCGGAAAAATCCACCAGTTTCGAAGCCGGTTTTGCCGGACGTCACGATTGGGCAAATTGGGAACTGCGCGCTTATCACACCAATATCGAGGATTTGATTGTATTCAGTGGCACGCCATCCACCGCCAGAAATATCGGCAAGGCGCAGATAGACGGCATAGAAGCGGAAGTGTCCACGCCAATTTTCGGCTGGAACAACAAATTGAGCATGAACCTGATGACGCCCAAAGATAGACAGACCAACTTGCGTCTGCCGCGTCGGGTGACGGAAAGTTTGTCCTATGATGTCTCGCGCTCGTTCGGCGACTTCGATATTGGTGCTGCCGTGCTGGCTCAGGGCGAACGTTTCGATAATAGTACCAATACCGTGCGGTTGGGCAGCTTCATGACCGCCGATCTGCGCACCGCTTATCGCATCGACAAAAATTGGATGTTAAGCGCCAAACTGAATAATATGTTCGACAAACGCTATCAAACGGTTAACACCTATAACAGCTTCGGTAGAAATTTCTATTTTTCGATCCATTACAATTACTAA
- the fliW gene encoding flagellar assembly protein FliW, translating to MEIQSKLLGNQDINPDTIINFPRGLPGFEDQTRFKLFHQEGSEIVFWLQSVDNAELTFSAAHPANFNINYNFTVTDPEEALLQIEPGDELVILILLHKDNEQDNGKPTIKGSIKSPILINANKRIGMQKVLVAIEQSITLTEKVSEIDVSEA from the coding sequence ATGGAAATTCAATCGAAATTGTTAGGCAACCAAGACATCAATCCGGACACTATCATCAATTTTCCGCGCGGCCTACCCGGTTTCGAAGATCAGACCCGCTTTAAGTTATTTCATCAGGAAGGCAGCGAAATAGTGTTTTGGCTGCAATCGGTCGATAACGCGGAGCTAACCTTTTCCGCGGCGCATCCGGCCAATTTCAACATCAATTACAACTTTACGGTAACCGATCCGGAAGAAGCGCTGTTGCAAATAGAGCCGGGCGACGAGTTGGTGATTTTAATTCTACTGCACAAGGACAACGAGCAGGATAACGGCAAGCCGACTATCAAAGGCTCAATCAAGTCGCCGATATTGATCAACGCCAACAAACGCATCGGCATGCAAAAAGTATTGGTGGCTATTGAGCAAAGCATCACCCTGACCGAGAAAGTCAGCGAAATAGACGTATCGGAAGCTTAA
- the panD gene encoding aspartate 1-decarboxylase: MNINMLKAKLHRARVTHSELDYEGSCAIDGKILDFSGIREYEQIHIYNINNGQRFTTYAIRAEEGSGVFSINGAAARLACPGDLIIVCAFASLDEKELKNYKPTLVYFDGNNHISHSSHSIPVQAA, translated from the coding sequence ATGAACATAAACATGCTTAAAGCTAAGTTACACCGTGCGCGGGTAACGCATTCCGAGCTGGATTACGAAGGATCGTGTGCTATAGACGGCAAAATTTTGGATTTTTCCGGGATTAGGGAATACGAGCAAATCCATATTTATAACATTAACAATGGTCAGCGCTTCACCACATACGCGATTCGCGCCGAAGAAGGTTCCGGTGTGTTTTCGATTAACGGCGCAGCTGCAAGGTTGGCGTGTCCTGGCGATTTGATTATCGTCTGCGCGTTCGCTAGCCTAGATGAGAAGGAACTGAAGAACTACAAGCCGACTTTGGTGTATTTCGACGGCAACAATCATATTAGCCATTCCAGTCATTCCATTCCTGTTCAGGCCGCCTGA
- the panC gene encoding pantoate--beta-alanine ligase produces MQIVTSVAALREVIRQWRQNGQSVGFVPTMGNLHAGHIKLVSTARQEADKVVVSIFVNPTQFGPNEDFASYPRTEQQDQEKLLASGADLLFLPSVTEMYPQATQTGISVSGLSALHCGASRPGHFDGVALVVCKLLNMVQPDVLLLGEKDFQQLTLIRQMVADLNIPVTVQGVATVREDDGLAMSSRNGYLSEQQRQQAPKLYQALCAARDDILAGYDDYPAVAEQQRQNLQQAGFAVDYFSICRSADLLPAYASDSNLLILAAARLGKTRLIDNLYFSKTSI; encoded by the coding sequence ATGCAAATAGTCACCAGCGTCGCCGCGTTAAGAGAGGTAATCCGGCAATGGCGGCAAAACGGGCAAAGCGTCGGTTTCGTGCCGACCATGGGCAATCTGCATGCCGGGCATATCAAACTGGTTAGCACCGCGAGGCAAGAGGCCGATAAAGTGGTGGTCAGTATTTTCGTCAATCCCACCCAATTTGGGCCAAACGAAGATTTTGCCAGCTACCCGCGCACCGAACAGCAGGATCAGGAAAAACTGCTAGCCAGCGGTGCTGATTTACTGTTCTTGCCGTCGGTGACGGAAATGTATCCGCAAGCCACGCAAACCGGCATTTCAGTCAGCGGCTTGTCGGCCCTGCATTGCGGGGCCAGCCGGCCCGGGCATTTTGACGGAGTGGCATTGGTGGTTTGCAAGCTATTGAATATGGTGCAGCCCGATGTGCTGCTGCTGGGGGAGAAGGATTTTCAACAGCTGACGCTAATTCGGCAAATGGTTGCTGATTTGAATATACCGGTTACCGTCCAAGGCGTGGCAACGGTTCGGGAAGATGACGGTCTGGCGATGAGTTCTCGCAATGGCTATTTATCCGAACAACAAAGACAACAAGCGCCTAAGCTCTATCAAGCCTTGTGCGCAGCGCGCGATGATATTTTGGCAGGGTATGACGATTATCCGGCGGTGGCTGAACAGCAGCGGCAGAATCTGCAACAAGCCGGTTTTGCCGTCGATTATTTCAGTATCTGTCGTAGCGCGGATTTATTGCCTGCCTACGCTAGCGACTCTAATCTGCTGATTTTGGCTGCTGCCAGGCTGGGCAAGACGCGTCTAATCGATAACCTCTACTTTTCTAAAACAAGTATCTGA
- the panB gene encoding 3-methyl-2-oxobutanoate hydroxymethyltransferase: MSLYADTLKMLTISDLAAMKKAGEKISCLTAYDASFSALLDRVGIDVLLIGDSLGMVIQGHGSTLPVTVNDMVYHSRSVAMARKRAFIVTDLPFASYATPEQALLNAASLMQAGGAQMVKLEGAKIDVIRFLADQGIPVCGHLGLLPQSVNRLGGYRVQGREEQQARQIVADAEKIEQAGAGLLVLECVPAQLAAEISQRLSIPTIGIGAGVDCDGQVLVLYDMLNISTGKRPRFSKDFMADASSIEEAVRLYHQAVKSAQFPASEHSY; this comes from the coding sequence ATGAGTTTATATGCCGATACTTTAAAAATGCTGACGATCAGTGATCTGGCGGCAATGAAAAAAGCCGGCGAAAAAATCAGTTGTCTGACTGCTTATGACGCCAGTTTCAGCGCACTGCTAGACCGGGTCGGCATCGACGTATTGCTGATAGGCGATTCATTGGGCATGGTGATTCAAGGGCATGGCAGCACTTTGCCGGTCACGGTGAACGATATGGTGTATCACAGCCGTAGCGTGGCAATGGCCAGAAAGCGGGCTTTTATCGTTACCGATTTACCGTTTGCCAGTTATGCCACGCCGGAGCAAGCATTGCTTAATGCGGCAAGCTTGATGCAGGCTGGCGGTGCGCAAATGGTTAAACTTGAAGGCGCCAAGATCGACGTCATCCGCTTTCTAGCTGATCAAGGCATTCCGGTCTGCGGCCATCTGGGTCTGTTGCCGCAATCCGTAAATCGCTTAGGCGGTTATAGAGTGCAGGGGCGTGAAGAACAGCAAGCCCGGCAAATTGTTGCGGATGCGGAAAAAATCGAGCAAGCGGGCGCCGGTCTTTTAGTGTTGGAATGCGTGCCAGCGCAGCTAGCCGCCGAAATAAGTCAGCGGCTGAGTATTCCCACTATCGGCATCGGCGCTGGTGTTGATTGCGATGGCCAGGTGTTGGTGCTGTACGACATGCTGAATATCAGCACAGGCAAGCGGCCGCGCTTTTCCAAAGATTTTATGGCCGACGCCTCCAGCATAGAAGAGGCGGTGCGCCTGTATCATCAAGCGGTTAAATCCGCGCAGTTTCCAGCGTCCGAACACAGTTATTAA
- the folK gene encoding 2-amino-4-hydroxy-6-hydroxymethyldihydropteridine diphosphokinase, with protein sequence MTLAKSAAEAYIGLGSNLEDSVNHVNRARLEISALPGVAEIAFSPLYRSTPVGPQDQPDYVNAVMRISTELEPLALLKQLQQIENQHGRLRSVRWGARTLDLDVLLYAQQSINEPDLIVPHPELSKRAFVLYPLADVASSDLKIPGLDSLSQLLAACPPDGLRKITA encoded by the coding sequence ATGACGCTAGCTAAGTCAGCTGCCGAGGCCTATATTGGCTTGGGCAGCAATCTCGAAGACTCTGTCAATCATGTCAATCGAGCCAGGCTGGAAATTTCGGCCTTGCCGGGCGTGGCCGAAATTGCCTTTTCTCCCTTGTACCGTAGCACACCGGTTGGCCCGCAAGATCAACCCGATTATGTCAATGCGGTAATGCGAATTTCTACCGAGTTGGAGCCCCTGGCTTTGCTCAAACAATTACAGCAAATTGAAAACCAGCATGGCCGGCTGCGTAGCGTGCGTTGGGGAGCTAGAACGCTGGATTTGGATGTATTGCTTTACGCGCAACAGAGCATTAATGAACCGGACCTGATTGTGCCGCATCCTGAGTTGTCCAAGCGCGCCTTTGTGCTGTACCCCTTGGCTGATGTGGCCAGCAGCGATTTGAAGATTCCGGGCCTGGATTCATTGTCGCAACTCTTGGCGGCTTGTCCGCCCGACGGCTTGCGGAAAATAACCGCATGA
- the pcnB gene encoding polynucleotide adenylyltransferase PcnB has product MKVLQRLKKADYEAYLVGGCVRDLLLGREPKDFDVATNASPEQIKQVFRNCRIIGRRFRLAHVFFGREIIEVATFRGSEQEESDQHVVHEDGRLLRDNVFGTLEQDVWRRDFTVNALYYNIRDFSVVDYTGGMQDHAAAVMRLIGDPEVRYREDPVRMLRAIRFAVKLGFTLHPDTEKPIYAQADLLKSIPSARLYDEVIKLFLSGYGLQTFEMLRHYGLFAILFPDTDRCLASEDHDFPRLFLIRALENSDTRFNDGKTLTPYFLLAALLWEPLQLAAQRRIAHGENETLAYQNAANEVLTRQIKVTALPRHITQSMREVWFLQNKFSRTVGPRPYRLLEQPKFRAAYDFLRLRAETGGADPELVEWWTGFQEADDAERERMTAPPKSGGGKPRNRKTGRYRSRGKPAPAGNDAS; this is encoded by the coding sequence CTGAAAGTATTGCAACGCCTGAAAAAAGCCGATTACGAGGCCTACTTGGTTGGTGGCTGTGTCAGAGATTTGCTGTTGGGTCGGGAACCCAAAGATTTCGACGTCGCGACTAACGCCAGTCCGGAACAAATCAAGCAAGTATTTCGCAATTGTCGGATTATCGGCAGGCGCTTTCGCCTGGCGCATGTGTTTTTCGGGCGTGAAATCATTGAGGTGGCGACGTTTCGCGGCTCCGAGCAGGAAGAATCCGACCAGCATGTGGTGCATGAAGACGGTCGCTTACTGCGTGATAACGTGTTCGGTACGCTAGAGCAAGACGTCTGGCGGCGAGATTTCACCGTCAACGCGCTGTATTACAATATCCGCGATTTTTCCGTGGTCGATTATACCGGAGGCATGCAGGATCATGCCGCAGCGGTGATGCGCCTAATCGGCGACCCGGAAGTACGCTATAGAGAAGACCCTGTGCGGATGCTGCGCGCCATCCGTTTTGCCGTGAAGCTGGGCTTTACTTTACATCCAGACACCGAAAAACCGATTTACGCCCAAGCCGATTTGTTGAAGAGCATCCCTTCGGCGCGTCTTTACGACGAAGTCATCAAGTTGTTTCTGTCCGGCTACGGCCTGCAAACCTTCGAAATGCTCAGACATTACGGCTTGTTTGCGATTTTATTTCCGGATACCGACCGCTGCCTCGCCAGCGAAGACCACGATTTTCCGCGCTTGTTCTTGATCCGGGCCTTGGAAAATTCCGACACCCGCTTCAACGACGGCAAAACCCTGACGCCTTATTTTTTATTAGCTGCCTTGTTGTGGGAACCGCTGCAATTGGCTGCGCAAAGACGCATCGCCCACGGCGAAAACGAAACGCTGGCCTATCAGAACGCCGCCAACGAAGTGCTGACCAGACAAATCAAGGTCACTGCGTTACCTCGCCACATTACGCAATCCATGCGCGAAGTGTGGTTCTTGCAGAACAAGTTCTCCAGAACGGTTGGCCCCCGGCCTTATCGTTTGCTGGAGCAGCCCAAATTCAGAGCGGCGTACGACTTTTTGCGGCTACGTGCGGAAACCGGCGGCGCCGATCCGGAACTGGTTGAATGGTGGACAGGTTTTCAAGAAGCCGATGACGCGGAGCGGGAAAGGATGACCGCGCCGCCAAAATCCGGCGGCGGTAAACCCCGTAACCGAAAAACAGGCCGTTACCGTTCTCGAGGCAAACCAGCCCCCGCCGGCAATGACGCTAGCTAA
- a CDS encoding RDD family protein — MRQSSKSSIPKPGADSPSAPGFLRRLAAACYDAFLLLAIWFFATAIALPFNAGQAFASDQFFYPLYLLIISFVFYGWFWTHGGQTLGLRAWKIKVSTLDGQSLNWQQAGIRFIGGLLSWACLGLGFFWCLFDKNGQCWHDYLSKTRLVFQEEKR, encoded by the coding sequence TTGCGACAATCCTCTAAATCAAGTATCCCAAAACCCGGCGCGGATTCACCGTCCGCGCCGGGTTTTTTGCGTCGGCTGGCAGCCGCCTGTTACGACGCTTTCTTACTGTTGGCGATATGGTTTTTCGCCACAGCCATCGCTCTGCCCTTCAACGCCGGCCAGGCATTCGCCAGTGATCAGTTTTTTTATCCGCTCTATCTGCTGATCATCAGTTTTGTGTTTTACGGCTGGTTTTGGACCCACGGCGGCCAAACCCTGGGCTTGCGTGCCTGGAAAATCAAAGTCAGCACCTTGGACGGCCAGTCTCTCAACTGGCAGCAAGCCGGCATCCGCTTTATTGGCGGCTTGTTATCCTGGGCTTGTTTAGGTCTGGGATTTTTCTGGTGTCTATTCGATAAAAACGGCCAATGCTGGCACGATTATCTGTCAAAAACACGCTTGGTTTTTCAGGAAGAAAAGCGCTGA
- the lptG gene encoding LPS export ABC transporter permease LptG, with amino-acid sequence MNVLTIYIVKEVVKGSLIAVILLLTLFNLFSFSDELKDLGQGGYGLKQILWFLTLTSPRVFYELVPSAALLGSLFVVGSMANNREIVAMRGAGLSIAWIIRTIMLAGLLLVTVAVLVGEFVAPSCERAAQVLKTTALHDGVVMRSQYGMWLREGNSFINVRKILDDGSLADVRIYDVDDAHKLNRITQAEHAQFLGDKQWRLESVKQSEINRQQIFAGTQAEQAWKSSIDSDLLKVAVVKSDNLSLYDLFMYIDFLKQNNQKSQIYELAFWSRLINPFVTFVMLMVSAPFVIGIGRGTSTGARIMMGIVIGMTFNIFDRIAGHVGLVYDMNPMLMAMLPSALVFCGALIAVRRGS; translated from the coding sequence ATCAACGTATTGACCATTTATATCGTCAAGGAAGTCGTCAAGGGGTCCCTGATTGCGGTGATATTGTTATTGACGCTGTTCAATCTGTTCAGCTTCAGCGATGAGTTAAAAGATTTGGGGCAAGGCGGTTACGGCTTGAAACAGATTTTGTGGTTTTTGACATTAACCTCGCCACGGGTGTTCTACGAGTTGGTGCCGTCGGCGGCTTTGCTGGGTAGCTTGTTCGTGGTGGGCTCGATGGCGAATAATCGCGAGATTGTCGCGATGCGCGGCGCGGGTTTATCAATCGCCTGGATCATCAGAACCATTATGCTGGCGGGTTTGTTGCTGGTGACTGTTGCCGTGCTGGTGGGCGAATTCGTGGCGCCGTCATGCGAACGCGCTGCGCAAGTGCTGAAAACCACCGCGCTGCACGACGGCGTAGTGATGCGTTCCCAATACGGGATGTGGCTGAGAGAGGGGAACAGCTTTATCAATGTCCGGAAAATTCTTGATGACGGCTCTCTGGCCGACGTGCGGATTTACGATGTCGACGATGCACACAAACTCAACCGCATCACGCAAGCCGAGCATGCGCAGTTTTTAGGCGATAAACAATGGCGTCTGGAAAGCGTCAAACAATCCGAAATCAATCGCCAGCAAATATTTGCCGGCACTCAAGCCGAACAGGCGTGGAAATCCAGCATCGACTCGGATTTGTTGAAAGTGGCCGTAGTCAAATCTGACAATCTGTCGCTTTACGATTTGTTCATGTACATCGACTTCCTGAAACAGAACAATCAAAAATCGCAAATTTACGAGTTGGCATTCTGGAGCCGTTTGATCAACCCGTTTGTGACCTTTGTGATGTTGATGGTGTCGGCGCCGTTCGTGATCGGTATCGGTCGCGGCACCAGTACCGGCGCGCGCATCATGATGGGGATCGTGATCGGGATGACCTTTAACATTTTCGACAGGATTGCCGGCCATGTCGGTCTGGTTTACGACATGAATCCGATGTTGATGGCAATGTTGCCCAGTGCGTTGGTATTTTGCGGCGCGCTGATCGCGGTTAGGCGGGGCAGCTAG